A genomic segment from Colletotrichum higginsianum IMI 349063 chromosome 5, whole genome shotgun sequence encodes:
- a CDS encoding Hsp70-like protein, with product MSFSNSRLKGFGFGKRKSTASIQTPDPNHTSSPTPPPQAGHPSGAPQIPQQLPIRPGSIASTSSASIAPMNHPGSGNRPPSYSANFPPGAPPPMGRTSPMTGQGPARTPPSQMVGGPPPINTGAPVAGYPPQLPPIGGQGHPMGGPPQYGGGGGGGGGYPPPGPPQGQPLAQYQRGGNAAEVEGNSRNKAQLIVGIDFGTTFSGVAFAFATNNEAKEDIITEWPGAGSYTKQKVVPSPEFCVVVIPTVLYYDQYQKVVGWGPDIADALAPTGYPKPGVQKVEWFKLQLMLSGNTYIDPINLPPLPPGKSEIDVAADYLFKLRQAMRSALQKTLGEVFNREERNIRYYLTVPAIWNDAGKAATRAAAIQAGFLRDENDNRLTLVSEPEAAAIFCSKTGLLNLKVHDAVLIVDCGGGTVDLIAYEVEEENPFTVAECTAGSGDSCGSTALNRNFSNILRTKIRKMKLPDGSKTAGRVYAKCIMDFENRIKADFRNNGQKWAVDVGIEAEFPEAGIEEGYMTFTNEEILQCFEPVVNRILELVRNQIIAIQAQNRTLQNILVVGGFGASEYLFQQIKLHVPPQFQSKVVRPMDSVAAIVKGAVTAGITERVVTHRVARRHYLMATLQPFKEGYHPEAYRVPSLDGKDRCKFTRQIFVQKGQKVKIGEPVKVSFFRQVAPGATLMYEDILYACDDDVCPEYTKDPRIKEVVTLTSDLSRKNLEKDFERMDTPQGTFYRVYFDIYLTLDGSEFSAELVCQGEVMGRCRARFR from the exons ATGAGCTTTTCCAACTCTCGCCTGAAAGGCTTTGGTTTCGGTAAACGCAAGTCAACTGCCAGCATCCAAACGCCCGATCCGAACCACACTTCCAGCCcgacccctcctccccaggCCGGTCACCCTTCTGGTGCCCCTCAAATACCGCAGCAGCTTCCCATCCGACCAGGTTCCAtcgcctcgacctcgtccgcctcaATCGCCCCCATGAATCACCCAGGCTCCGGCAACCGCCCTCCGAGCTACTCGGCCAACTTCCCTCCCGGCGCTCCTCCCCCCATGGGCCGTACGAGTCCCATGACCGGTCAAGGCCCGGCTCGCACTCCTCCCAGCCAGATGGTCGGCGGTCCCCCGCCCATCAACACTGGCGCTCCCGTCGCTGGTTACCCGCCTCAGCTGCCTCCCATCGGTGGCCAAGGCCATCCCATGGGCGGTCCTCCTCagtacggcggcggcggcggtggtggtggcggctACCCTCCTCCGGGCCCTCCTCAAGGCCAGCCCTTGGCGCAATACCAGCGTGGaggcaacgccgccgaggttgagGGCAACAGCAGGAATAAGGCCCAGCTGATTGTCGGTATCGATTTT GGTACGACTTTCTCGGGTGTTGCCTTTGCATTTGCCACAAACAACGAAGCCAAAGAGGACATCATTACGGAATGGCCTGGTGCCGGATCATACACGAAGCAAAAGGTTGTCCCGAGCCCCGAATTCTGTGTGGTCGTG ATCCCCACCGTCCTCTACTACGATCAATACCAGAAGGTTGTTGGCTGGGGACCCGATATTGCCGATGCTCTTGCGCCTACTGGATACCCGAAGCCCGGCGTGCAAAAGGTCGAATGGTTCAAGCTGCAGCTCATGTTGTCCGGCAACACATACATCGACCCCATCAACCTGCCCCCTCTGCCCCCCGGAAAGTCCGAGAtcgatgtcgccgccgactACCTCTTCAAGCTCCGCCAGGCGATGCGCTCTGCGCTACAGAAGACTCTCGGTGAGGTCTTTAACCGTGAGGAGCGCAACATTCGCTACTACCTGACGGTGCCCGCCATCTGGAACGATGCCGGCAAGGCTGCGACCAGAGCTGCTGCCATCCAGGCCGGCTTCCTCCGAGACGAGAATGATAACCGGTTGACGCTGGTCTCCGAGCCCGAGGCGGCCGCCATTTTCTGTTCCAAGACGGGTCTTCTAAACCTGAAGGTGCACGACGCCGTGCTGATTGTCGATTGCGGTGGTGGCACTGTTGATTTGATCGCGTACGAGGTTGAGGAAGAGAACCCCTTTACGGTGGCTGAGTGCACGGCAGGATCCGGTGACTCGTGCGGCTCGACGGCTCTGAACCGCAACTTTAGCAACATCTTGCGTACCAAGATCCGCAAGATGAAGCTGCCCGACGGATCCAAGACAGCCGGGCGCGTCTACGCCAAGTGCATCATGGACTTTGAGAACCGCATCAAGGCCGACTTCCGCAATAACGGTCAGAAGTGGGCCGTCGACGTGGGTATCGAGGCCGAGTTccccgaggccggcatcgaggaGGGCTACATGACCTTCACCAACGAGGAGATTCTGCAGTGCTTCGAGCCCGTCGTCAACCGCattctcgagctcgtccgAAACCAGATCATTGCCATTCAGGCGCAGAACCGCACACTGCAgaacatcctcgtcgtcggtggtTTCGGTGCATCCGAGTACCTCTTTCAGCAGATCAAGCTCCACGTCCCCCCTCAGTTCCAGTCCAAGGTCGTTCGTCCGATGGACTcggtcgccgccatcgtcaagggcgccgtCACGGCCGGCATTACCGAGCGCGTCGTCACCCACCGCGTCGCGCGTCGCCACTACCTCATGGCCACCCTGCAGCCCTTCAAGGAGGGCTACCACCCGGAGGCGTACCGCGTGCCGTCCCTCGACGGCAAGGACCGTTGCAAGTTCACGCGGCAGATCTTTGTGCAGAAGGGCCAGAAGGTCAAGATTGGCGAGCCTGTCAAGGTCTCGTTCTTCCGACAAGTCGCCCCCGGCGCTACGCTTATGTATGAAGATATTCTGTACGCctgcgacgacgacgtctgCCCGGAGTACACCAAGGACCCTC GCATCAAGGAAGTGGTCACGCTCACCTCGGACCTGTCCCGCAAGAACCTCGAAAAGGACTTTGAGAGAATGGACACGCCACAAGGCACGTTCTACCGTGTCTACTTTGACATTTACCTGACGCTTGACGGATCCGAGTTCAGCGCAGAGCTCGTCTGCCAGGGCGAGGTTATGGGTCGCTGCAGAGCGCGCTTCAGGTAA
- a CDS encoding Transcriptional activator, translating to MASNTGKAGVIIAPDDVGSMDKLAHAVLDDLVYNIVHDLLLKVHRDEKMARASTAAIRVEKLASDASETSTPDSKPDVRIETDAAIYEDGKVLLKGNPLKTTTEIICPRCHLPRLLYPTDGKGARKPDPSVIYCKKHPYIDKPGFDIYGQTWVQPGPGRGKKKKDMKPDPNLESPAPGETRPPNVLSFPSATCSKCKRCILVTRLNNHMGSCIGMSGRNASRAAAAKISNGSNGASQNDGTPPSSQKATPAPASRASSPKKRDSEEVAVPDDDDESADSHKKKKLKSTPLMTKKVILKTKGPKKEKVKTSSLLSREAKPDVGDNSTVEVAPKKERKEAKGISPTKKLKLGAAKPPLSSPLSKNGRNEDAESESSGTLSSPPN from the exons atggcTTCCAACACGGGCAAGGCCGGAGTAATCATCGCCCCAGACGATGTTGGCAGCATGGACAAGCTT GCACACGCcgttctcgacgacctcgtgTACAACATCGTCCATGATCTGCTGCTCAAGGTCCACCGTGACGAGAAAATGGCAAGAGCGTCCACTGCCGCCATTCGCGTTGAGAAGCTGGCTTCCGATGCCTCAGAGACCTCCACCCCCGACTCGAAACCCGACGTGCGCATCGAGACCGACGCCGCGATATACGAGGACGGCAAAGTCCTCCTCAAGGGCAATCCACTCAAGACTACCACCGAGATCATCTGTCCGCGATGCCACTTGCCACGCTTGCTCTACCCGACCGACGGCAAGGGCGCGAGAAAGCCCGACCCAAGCGTCATCTACTGCAAGAAGCACCCCTACATCGACAAGCCCGGATTCGACATCTACGGTCAAACGTGGGTTCAGCCAGGCCCCGGTCgaggcaagaagaagaaggacatgAAACCCGATCCGAACCTCGAGTCGCCTGCACCCGGCGAAACGCGCCCGCCCAACGTCCTCTCGTTCCCTTCCGCAACCTGCAGCAAGTGCAAACGATGCATTCTCGTCACCCGACTCAACAATCACATGGGCTCTTGCATTGGAATGAGCGGTCGTAATGCGAgccgcgcggcggcggccaagatCTCAAACGGCAGCAACGGTGCTAGCCAGAACGACGGGACGCCCCCGTCAAGCCAGAAGGCCACTCCGGCACCTGCGTCACGAGCCTCGAGCCCCAAGAAGCGCGACAGCGAGGAGGTGGCggtccccgacgacgacgacgagtcaGCCGACAGtcacaagaagaagaagctcaaaTCGACACCCttgatgacgaagaaggtCATCCTCAAGACAAAGGGACCCAAGAAGGAAAAGGTCAAAACGAGCTCCCTGCTGAGCCGCGAAGCAAAGCCTGACGTGGGCGACAACTCGACCGTTGAGGTTGCgccgaagaaggagagaaaggaggCCAAAGGCATCAGCCCGACTAAGAAGCTCAAGCTCGGTGCTGCGAAGCCGCCGTTGTCTTCGCCGCTATCCAAGAACGGTCGGAACGAAGACGCGGAATCCGAGTCGTCTGGcacgttgtcgtcgccgccaaacTAG
- a CDS encoding Hexokinase codes for MALEAETTRVVDQFELSDAYVNRAVKEFLGQMHDGLQKDGTSMSQIPTYVTGVPNGTEKGLYLAVDLGGTNFRVCSVQLNGDTTFNLTYSKVAIPKELMVAKTAEELFSFLAEQIELFLREHHAEHFEQHVRRRQTYSAPEGYRDEHVFRLGFTFSFPVQQLGINKGNLIRWTKGFDIPDAVGKDVCALLQTEIDKLHLPVRVAALVNDTVGTLMARSYTSTGKSGSILGAIFGTGTNGAYLEKLSNIKKPIVGDFETSTGEMVVNTEWGSFDNQLNVLPNTPWDDALDKASVNPGIQMFEKRVSGMFLGEIVRLTILDMLKDEKLSLFKDQNSSFNDWKSTTDISPKSSIFQQWGLDSAIMSVAAADNTPELSTLRQELESTLNVYTPSLEDAQAFKAVAGAVGRRAARLSAVAIGAIVLQSGKLDDPEEEVIDIGVDGSLVEHYPFFRDMIYEALRAIDGIGAKGAEKIRIGIAKDGSGVGAALIALVAAGMEKEGDVLADFRENVKKELDSLPVPRKLRPIIIAKNKHNIDCDEVPATVHYKTVG; via the exons ATGGCGCTTGAAGCCGAGACAACACGAGTCGTCGACCAGTTCGAGCTCTCTGATGCCTACGTTAACCGTGCTGTCAAGGAGTTCCTCGGCCAGATGC ACGATGGGCTTCAAAAGGATGGAACCAGCATGAGCCAGATCCCGACGTATGTCACTGGCGTGCCCAACGGCACCGAAAAG GGCCTctacctcgccgtcgaccttggcggAACCAACTTCCGCGTCTGCTCCGTCCAGCTTAATGGCGACACCACGTTCAACCTCACCTACAGCAAAGTCGCGATCCCCAAGGAGCTCATGGTCGCCAAGACTGCCGAGGAgctcttttccttccttgcCGAGCAAATTGAACTCTTCCTGCGTGAGCACCACGCCGAGCACTTCGAGCAGCACGTGCGCCGCCGTCAAACCTACAGCGCCCCCGAGGGCTACCGCGACGAGCATGTCTTCCGTCTAGGCTTCACTTTCAGCTTCCCCGTCCAGCAGCTTGGCATCAACAAGGGTAACCTCATCCGCTGGACCAAGGGCTTCGACATCCctgacgccgtcggcaaggATGTTTGTGCTCTGCTGCAGACCGAGATCGACAAGCTGCACCTCCCCGTCCGAGTCGCCGCTCTCGTCAACGACACCGTCGGAACTCTTATGGCGAGATCCTACACCTCGACCGGCAAGTCGGGCTCCATTCTCGGCGCAATcttcggcaccggcaccaacgGCGCTTATCTTGAAAAGCTTTccaacatcaagaagccAATTGTCGGCGACTTCGAGACGTCCACCGGCGAGATGGTCGTCAACACTGAGTGGGGCTCCTTCGACAACCAGCTCAATGTGCTGCCCAACACTCCCTGggacgacgccctcgacaaggccagcgTCAACCCTGGCATCCAAATGTTCGAGAAGCGCGTCTCTGGCATGTTCCTCGGCGAGATCGTCCGCCTGACCATCCTCGACATgctcaaggacgagaagctgtCGCTATTCAAGGATCAGAACTCGAGCTTTAACGACTGGAAGTCGACGACCGATATCAGCCCGAAGTCCAGCATATTCCAACAGTGGGGCCTCGACAGCGCCATCATGTCggttgctgccgccgacaacACCCCCGAGCTGTCGACACTGAGACAGGAGCTCGAGTCAACTCTGAATGTCTACACCCCCTCGCTTGAGGACGCGCAGGCTTTCAAGGCCGTTGCAGGCGCCGTCGGTCGCCGCGCTGCCCGCCTTTCCGCCGTTGCCATCGGTGCCATCGTCCTCCAGTCCGGCAAGCTTGACGACCCTGAGGAGGAGGTCATCGACATTGGCGTGGACGGCAGCTTGGTTGAACACTACCCCTTCTTCCGCGACATGATCTACGAGGCCCTGCGGGCAATTGACGGCATTGGCGCTAAGGGAGCTGAGAAGATCCGCATTGGCATTGCAAAGGACGGCAGCGGAGTTGGCGCTGCGCTCATCGCCCTTGTGGCAGCTGGCATGGAGAAGGAAGGCGATGTCTTGGCTGACTTTAGAGAAAACGTTAAGAAGGAGCTGGACTCACTCCCTGTACCTCGTAAGTTGCGACCTATCATCATTGCTAAGAACAAGCACAACATCGACTGTGACGAAGTTCCTGCCACTGTGCATTATAAGACTGTCGGCTAA
- a CDS encoding Major facilitator superfamily transporter, translating to MSFYQINLAVFAAGNGYMLYRQYKRQEQEDLDELKQEAAGVEEAGGNDDIELRHLLTEPAESQAAIRQFRLDFFPVYALAMAADWLQGPHIYAIYKYEKNIPEKIVAALYAAGFVSGAMSASFAGELADRYGRRLACIAYCVTYILTCLTMLTDDLFILFVGRFCGGISTTLLYSVFEAWMITEYNQRGLSRTNLKLGSIFGNMTTVSSIVAILSGVVGDILVGALGGRVWPFMASVACSAIAMFLISRRWKENYGTKQAGPATSSLADVKSGIRMIVGDRRILSLGLTSTFFEGAMYLFVFFWSAALKSARTRSGSDEELPFGLIFSSFMCAMMAGSAFFSLSTKAHTKETTSNILMIVVLLVSCCLSAAVLIDSEKLLFWALCMVEASIGAYFPSMSFLKSQVVEDGVRARVYSLLRLPLNVFVVVAHSLDEEGDGHRNNVFMTCAALLMVSFFIVKRTFAPDA from the exons ATGTCTTTCTACCAGATAAATCTGGCCGTTTTCGCGGCGGGGAACGGGTACATGCTCTACCGCCAGTACAAGCGCCAGGAGCAAGAAGACCTTGATGAGCTGAAGCAGGAGGCTGCCGGTGTAGAGGAGGCCGGCGGTAACGACGACATCGAGTTGCGCCACCTGCTCACGGAGCCCGCCGAGTCGCAGGCCGCCATCCGACAGTTCCGGCTCGACTTCTTCCCCGTCTACGCCCTGGCAATGGCGGCGGACTGGCTGCAG GGCCCGCATATCTATGCCATTTACAAGTACGAGAAGAACATACCCGAAAAGATTGTCGCCGCCCTCTATGCCGCTGGGTTCGTCTCCGGTGCCATGTCAGCCTCGTTCGCCGGCGAACTCGCTGATCGGTacggccgccgtctcgcATGTATCGCGTACTGTGTCACCTACATTCTCACCTGCCTGACTATGCTCACGGACGACCTGTTCATTTTGTTTGTTGGGCGATTTTGCGGCGGCATCTCGACGACCCTGCTCTACAGCGTGTTCGAGGCATGGATGATCACGGAATACAACCAGCGTGGCCTGTCGCGGACGAACCTCAAGCTGGGCTCCATCTTTGGCAACATGACCACCGTCAGCTCTATCGTTGCGATCCTTtccggcgtcgtcggtgacATCCTGGTCGGCGCTCTGGGCGGTCGTGTCTGGCCTTTCATGGCAAGCGTGGCGTGTTCGGCAATCGCCATGTTCTTGATCTCGAGAAGGTGGAAGGAGAACTACGGAACCAAGCAGGCTGgcccggcgacgtcgtcccTCGCAGATGTCAAGAGCGGAATCCGCATGATCGTAGGCGACAGGCGCATATTGTCTCTGGGCCTGACGTCGACGTTTTTCGAGGGCGCCATGTACCTGTTTGTTTTCTTTTGGTCTGCGGCGCTGAAGAGCGCGAGAACGAGGTCCGgctcggacgaggagctgccATTTGGGCTCATCTTCTCAAGCTTCATGTGTGCTATGATGGCCGGGtctgccttcttctcgctctCCACCAAGGCCCACACCAAGGAAACGACTTCAAACATTCTGATGATCGTCGTGCTCTTGGTGAGCTGCTGTCTCTCGGCTGCCGTCCTGATTGACAGCGAAAAGCTGCTATTCTGGGCTCTGTGTATGGTGGAGGCATCCATCGGCGCGTACTTCCCCAGTATGTCCTTCCTGAAGAGCcaggttgtcgaggacggcgtgcgAGCACGCGTGTACAGCCTGCTGAGGCTTCCACTCAACGTGTTTGTTGTCGTGGCCCATAGCCTGGACGAAGAGG GCGACGGACACAGGAACAACGTCTTCATGACTTGCGCCGCGCTGCTCATGGTGTCGTTCTTCATTGTCAAGAGGACCTTTGCACCGGATGCGTGA
- a CDS encoding N-acetyl transferase separation anxiety, whose translation MSLPQTATMKPTQSSIKSFFQPRQQPSYAPPPPSSKYAPAPPTTGAATATAPPPAAKPPTSTTITPPPSTTTASPPPPVTTPPTPAASMPIHPSAGIRPVDDHDLQPLRRINSLLLPVAYPETFYAAALTGPLSRVITWSDPSSPGVEQVVGGVVSRIEPSPFPPASPGARPEHALYIQSLALLSPYRSYGLATAVIDHLVAAAAALSPEINLRHIYAHVWTDNEEGMHWYTARGFERYGEPLQGYYIKLRPDSAWIVRRTVGPLSVGAGSRHTEKTAAPVPGPTAAVANLPPMSGGPPRAADESLSRTPSGQSFQNRRAATEWNDLPEDMASSMLAPPRNSGGSGASSRSSSSVRKKRDRSYPAAAFQG comes from the coding sequence ATGTCTCTCCCTCAGACCGCGACGATGAAGCCGACACAGTCTTCGATAAAGTCCTTCTTCCAACCTCGCCAACAACCGTCTTATgcacccccgccgccgtcgtcaaagTACGCGCCCGCGCCTCCGACAACTGGAgctgctactgctactgcccctcctcccgccgccaaACCCCCCACCTCGACCACGATAACACCTCCCCCTTCAACAACCACGgcatcaccaccgccgccggtgacgacgCCTCCGACACCAGCGGCCTCGATGCCCATCCATCCTAGTGCCGGCATTCGCCCCGTGGACGACCATGACCTGCAGCCTCTCCGCCGAATAaactccctcctcctcccagtcGCCTACCCCGAGACTttctacgccgccgcccttaCGGGCCCCCTCTCCCGCGTCATCACCTGGTCCGACCCGTCCTCCCCCGGTGTGGAGCAGGTCGTCGGTGGCGTCGTCTCCCGCATCGaaccctcccccttcccgcccgcctcgccaGGCGCTCGCCCCGAACACGCCCTTTACATTCAATCCCTagccctcctctccccctaCCGCTCCTACGGCCTCGCGACTGCAGTCATCGAtcacctcgtcgccgccgccgccgctttgTCTCCAGAGATCAATCTCCGCCATATCTACGCCCACGTGTGGACGGACAATGAGGAGGGCATGCACTGGTACACTGCACGCGGCTTCGAGCGCTACGGGGAGCCACTACAGGGATACTACATCAAGCTGCGCCCCGACTCGGCCTGGATCGTCCGCCGCACTGTTGGGCCATTGTCGGTCGGCGCTGGCAGTCGACACACGGAGAAGACGGCTGCGCCCGTCCCCGGTCCCACCGCAGCTGTTGCAAACCTTCCTCCCATGAGCGGCGGTCCGCCTCGGGCCGCCGACGAGTCACTCTCAAGAACCCCCTCAGGCCAATCCTTCCAAAACCGCCGAGCCGCCACAGAGTGGAACGACCTGCCCGAAGACATGGCTTCAAGCATGCTCGCCCCTCCCCGGAACAGCGGCGGCTCAGGTGcaagctcaaggagcagCTCCAGCgtgaggaagaagagggacaGATCATACCCCGCTGCGGCGTTCCAGGGGTAG